A window of Clostridium sp. Marseille-P299 contains these coding sequences:
- a CDS encoding glutaredoxin: MKITMYGAPICGDCVAAKEQLMKCEGIELNYRNITESTTILKEFLAYRDHESMFKPVIQDGKIGIPFFILEDGTKTFDYSKFVDVNQVQEKKPANACSIDGKGVC; encoded by the coding sequence ATGAAAATAACAATGTATGGTGCACCAATCTGCGGTGATTGCGTTGCAGCAAAAGAACAGCTAATGAAATGTGAAGGTATAGAGCTTAACTATCGTAATATTACGGAATCAACTACAATTTTAAAGGAATTTTTAGCTTATCGTGATCATGAAAGTATGTTTAAGCCTGTTATTCAAGATGGTAAGATAGGTATTCCATTTTTTATTTTAGAAGATGGTACGAAAACATTTGATTATTCTAAGTTTGTTGATGTAAATCAAGTGCAAGAAAAGAAACCTGCGAATGCTTGTTCTATCGATGGAAAAGGTGTTTGCTAA